The DNA sequence GCTCATGGCGACATCGATCCCCTCCGCCGCAAGCGAGGTGACCCCACGATCGGCGATGCCACAGGGAACGATGTGGTCGAACCAGGTCATGTCGACATCGACGTTGAGCGCGAACCCGTGCATCGAACGTCCCCGAACCAGTCGCACACCGATCGCAGCGATCTTGCGAGCGTCGGGCCCGTCGGGATCGACCCACACGCCGGCGCAGCCCCGAATCCGTCCGGTCTCGAGCCCGAGCTCAGCCAACGCGTCGATGATGGTCTGCTCGACACTGGTCACGTACGCAACCGTGTCGGCCATGCCACCGCCTCGTCGCCCGGCCACGGTCAGGATCGGGTAGCCGACGAGCTGACCGGGCCCGTGGAACGTGACATCACCACCACGGTTCGCCTCGACCACCTCGGCCCCGTAGTGGGTCGGGTCGACAAGGAGATGCTCGGGCTTGGTGCGGACTCCCAGCGTGTAGACCGGCGGATGTTCGAGTAGCAGGAGATGATCGGCGGTGCCGCCGACCATCTGCTGCTGGAGATCGAGCGCCTCGGCGTAGCCGATCTTGCCGAGCCACCGCAGGTGCAGTGGCTCGGCGTTCGCCGACCGGTCGTGCTCAGAGGCGGAGGGGTGCGACATCGAACTGCTTTCCGATTCGGAGATGACCATGATGGCGCACCGGGCGGCAACGGCCGTGATCGGCCGTCGGCTAGGCCAGTTCGGCGGCCCAGTCTCGGGTTTCGATGATCTCGGACACCCGTGCGAGGAAGGCCGCAGCGTAGGCGCCGTCGATCGCTCGGTGATCCCAGGCCATGGCCAGGACGCCAACCGAGTGGATCCCGATGCTCTCGTTGCCGAAGGCGTCTTCGATCACGACCGGCTTCCGCTTCACCGCGTCGGTCGACATGATGGCGACCTGGGGCTGGTTGATGATCGGGAACTGCATCATCGTCCCGTAGCTTCCGGCGTTGGTGATGGTGAAGGTGCCACCCTGGAGATCGTCGGGCGACAGCTGCTTCGACCGGGCACGACGGGCGACATCGGAGATGTCACGGGCGATGGCGCGGAGCCGCTTGCCGTCGGCCTGCCGCACGACCGGAGCCAGGAGCCCCTGGAAGTCGAGGTCAACCGCAATCCCCATGTTGATGTCTTGGTGGACGATCAACTCGCCATCGCCGACCGATGCGTTGAGGTGGGGGTATTCACGAAGCGCGTCGATGATGGCCCGCGAGATGAACGGCAGGTAGGTGAGGCTGAAGCCCTCTTGTTCCTTGAACGCCTTACCCTGCGCCTTGCGGACCTGGTCGACGTTCTCGTAGTCGACTTCGATCGCGGTGAGGGTGTGGGGCGCAACCGCCTTGGACATCACCATGTGTTCGCCGGTGCGCAGGCGGATGTTGGTGAGCGGCACCACGGTGTCGCGAGCGGACGCCTGGACGGCCGGTGCCTGCGGGGCAGGGGCGGGAGCCGGTGCAGGTGCAGGAGCGGGAGCCGGTGTCGGGGCGGGGGCGGCTGCCGGGGCCTGCGGTGCCGGAGCGGGGGCCGGAGCCGGAGCGGGGGCCGGAGCCGGCGCGGGCGCTGCCGCCGGAGCGGCTTGGGCCTTGGTCGCCTCGATGTGGCGCTGCACGTCGTCGCGGCTGATCCGACCGCCGAGGCCGGTGCCGGTGATCTGATTGACGTCGAGGTTGTACTCGTTGATGAGGTGACGCACGACCGGCGAGAGGACCCGACGGGTGGCGTCGTCGCCCGCCGGAGCGGGCGCAGCGGCGGCAGGCGCAGGAGCGGGGGCCGGAGCGGGTGCTGGCGCCGGAGCTGGTGGCGGCGCGGGCGCCTCGGCAACAGGTGCGGGGGCCGGCGCCGGCTCGGGAGCCGGCGCAGGAGCGGGAGCCTCGGCCGCTGCAGCCGGTGCGGGCGCCTCGGCAGCCGGAGCCGGTGCTGCGGCACCGTCGCCGACGACGGCGAGGACGGTGCCGACGTCGACGGTGTCACCTTCGGGCACGCGGATCTCGGTGATCGTGCCGGCGATTGGCGACGGGACCTCGGTGTCGACCTTGTCGGTCGACACCTCGAACAGCACTTCGTCGACGGCGATGGTTTCGCCGACCTGCTTGAACCAGCGGGTGATGGTGCCCTCGGTCACGGTCTCGCCCAGCTGGGGCATTTCGATATCGGCCACGTCGGGTTGGCTCCTGTTGTTGATGAGTGCGTGCGGGTGTGAGTGTCGGCGGGTGATCGGCGGCGATCAGCCGTGGAGTGATCGCCCGGTGAGTGCGAGTACGGACTCACCGTAGAGCTCGCTCATGGTCGGGTGTGGCTGGATGAACTGAGCGACCTCGTCGACGGTGGCTTCCCAGTTGACGGCCATGTAGCCCTGGCCGAGTTGTTCGGTGACCCATGGACCGACCATGTGCACACCGAGGATCTTGCCGCCCGTGCCGTCGGGCTGCTTCTCGGCGATGATCTTCACCAAGCCGTCGGTCTCACCGACGATCATGGCCCGACCGTTGCCGGCATAGCGATGCTTGGAGACGACGATGTCGTAGCCGGCCTCGCGGGCCTGTGACTCGCTCATACCTGCGAAGGCGACCTCGGGCTGGCAGTAGATGCACCACGGCAACTTGGAGTAGTCGACCGGGATGGCCTGCTCGCCGAGGATGTCGGTGATGGCGACGATGCCCTCCATGAACCCGACGTGGGCCAGTTGCGCCGTGTTGATGACGTCGCCGACCGCCCACACGCCGTCGACGGTGGTGCGGCAGTACTCGTCGGCGATGATGAAGCCACGCTGGTCGACGCCGACCTGGGTGACGTCGAGGCCGAGCGACTCCGACAGCGGCCGGCGGCCGATCGACACCACGACGGTGTCGGCCTCGATCGTCTGGCCCTCGCCGAAGGTGACGGTGACCCCGGTGTCGGTGGT is a window from the Acidimicrobiales bacterium genome containing:
- a CDS encoding dihydrolipoamide acetyltransferase family protein, coding for MADIEMPQLGETVTEGTITRWFKQVGETIAVDEVLFEVSTDKVDTEVPSPIAGTITEIRVPEGDTVDVGTVLAVVGDGAAAPAPAAEAPAPAAAAEAPAPAPAPEPAPAPAPVAEAPAPPPAPAPAPAPAPAPAPAAAAPAPAGDDATRRVLSPVVRHLINEYNLDVNQITGTGLGGRISRDDVQRHIEATKAQAAPAAAPAPAPAPAPAPAPAPAPQAPAAAPAPTPAPAPAPAPAPAPAPQAPAVQASARDTVVPLTNIRLRTGEHMVMSKAVAPHTLTAIEVDYENVDQVRKAQGKAFKEQEGFSLTYLPFISRAIIDALREYPHLNASVGDGELIVHQDINMGIAVDLDFQGLLAPVVRQADGKRLRAIARDISDVARRARSKQLSPDDLQGGTFTITNAGSYGTMMQFPIINQPQVAIMSTDAVKRKPVVIEDAFGNESIGIHSVGVLAMAWDHRAIDGAYAAAFLARVSEIIETRDWAAELA